In Pseudophryne corroboree isolate aPseCor3 chromosome 3, aPseCor3.hap2, whole genome shotgun sequence, a genomic segment contains:
- the LOC135057781 gene encoding ADP-ribosylation factor-like → MGGLLSSLYETLTNFSSTKARILMLGLDAAGKTTVLYKIKLNETVCTIPTIGFNVETVEPTRNVMFTVWDVGGQDKIRALWSHYFMNTDGLVFVVDSADPERFLEARSELSTILEHDEMRGVPFLVMANKQDLPGARSPAELADELGLTKIIGHQWHVQGCCAATGDGLVEGLEVLTGLVKQFQKKKTYY, encoded by the coding sequence ATGGGTGGTCTACTGAGCAGCCTCTATGAAACTCTGACGAACTTCTCTAGTACCAAGGCTCGAATCCTGATGCTGGGTCTTGATGCTGCTGGAAAAACCACAGTACTTTACAAGATTAAGCTGAATGAGACAGTCTGTACAATACCCACCATTGGATTCAATGTAGAGACTGTGGAACCCACCCGTAATGTCATGTTCACTGTGTGGGACGTGGGTGGCCAGGACAAGATCCGGGCACTGTGGAGTCATTACTTCATGAATACAGATGGGCTTGTGTTTGTGGTGGACAGTGCTGACCCAGAGAGATTTCTGGAGGCCAGGTCAGAGCTCAGTACTATCTTGGAACATGATGAAATGAGAGGAGTTCCCTTCTTGGTGATGGCTAATAAGCAAGATCTTCCAGGTGCCAGGAGCCCCGCAGAGTTGGCAGATGAGTTGGGGCTGACAAAGATAATTGGACACCAGTGGCATGTCCAAGGGTGCTGTGCAGCCACTGGGGATGGACTTGTGGAGGGTCTGGAGGTCCTCACAGGTTTGGTGAAGCAGTTtcaaaagaaaaaaacatactATTAA